The Reichenbachiella carrageenanivorans region AAAGTCTTGCTGCTGCTTCATGGGCTTTTTGGTGCCTTGAGCAATTGGGAAGCTGTAGTCAATAGGTTTGCAGGAAAATATAAGGTAGTCATTCCCATGTTGCCCATTTATGATCTGCCCGTTCGCGAAACAGGTCTTACTAAACTGACCGAATTCTGTGAGGGTTTTATTGATCATAAAGGCTACGACCAATTCGATATCATGGGAAATTCTCTAGGCGGACACGTCGCACTGATGTATGCACTCAAACACCCAGAAAAAACAGACCGCATGATATTGACTGGAAGCTCTGGATTGTTTGAAAATGCAATGGGTGGCTCTTATCCAAAAAGAGGCAACTACTCCTATATAGAAGAAAAAGTGCGGTACACTTTCTACGACCCTAATACAGCCACCAGAGCCTATATCGACGAAATTTTTGAGACCACCAATGATATCCCAAAGTGCCTGAGAATCA contains the following coding sequences:
- a CDS encoding alpha/beta fold hydrolase: MSNIKKEGKFKYLEEGEGKVLLLLHGLFGALSNWEAVVNRFAGKYKVVIPMLPIYDLPVRETGLTKLTEFCEGFIDHKGYDQFDIMGNSLGGHVALMYALKHPEKTDRMILTGSSGLFENAMGGSYPKRGNYSYIEEKVRYTFYDPNTATRAYIDEIFETTNDIPKCLRIIAMAKSAQRNNLAEELHKIENETLLIWGLNDTITPPSVGHDFNRLIKNSTLRFIDECCHAPMMEQPEKYNEILDEFLNQTVPV